A stretch of Lathyrus oleraceus cultivar Zhongwan6 chromosome 6, CAAS_Psat_ZW6_1.0, whole genome shotgun sequence DNA encodes these proteins:
- the LOC127094571 gene encoding uncharacterized protein LOC127094571, giving the protein MTRSGRVFAPKYIPRVSPAPTVIPPKEKVIPTPTPQAGAIVHATPNVTTAPVLTKVIDSKDAESETSKGKGSMVEKEQAHRKALLKVLNVAYVMQDITVDQFDDVVANITASRYLGFNEAELPSEGNAHNKVLHISVTCTKSFLSRVLVDIGSSLNVLPKSTLSQLQFKGPEMRTNALIIRAFDGSQRQVIGEVDFPICVGPHQFSIIFQVMDINPAYNYLLGRPWIHVAGAVTSTLHQRLKYLIDDKLVIVCGEEDLLVNELSSFRYFETNEGIVEVPLHCLEFEEVSSVMANHNQSSATILSSAKSAKQTLEKGPLPSWGKVVNMAEKRDRFGIVYHPAARKASPKKKQFNPVKFSSADYQNEHIVAVIGESSGNKPGASSFIRRCPPGFKLPNWMAIMIPMVYSEKT; this is encoded by the exons ATGACTCGGAGTGGCCGTGTATTCGCTCCTAAATACATTCCTAGGGTGTCTCCAGCACCCACAGTTATCCCGCCTAAGGAGAAGGTCATTCCTACTCCGACTCCGCAGGCAGGGGCAATTGTACATGCCACTCCGAACGTGACGACTGCTCCGGTGTTGACGAAAGTTATTGATAGTAAGGATGCCGAATCTGAAACGTCTAAGGGCAAAGGGTCGATGGTTGAGAAAGAACAG gctcatcGCAAGGCATTGCTGAAAGTTCTAAATGTTGCTTACGTGATGCAAGATATCACAGTTGATCAATTTGACGACGTGGTTGCTAATATCACCGCCAGTAGGTATCTGGGATTTAATGAAGCAGAGCTACCTTCTGAGGGAAATGCCCACAATAAAGTACTACACATTTCGGTCACATGCACTAAGTCTTTCCTATCTCGAGTCCTCGTTGACATTGGTTCTTCgcttaatgtattgccaaaatctaCATTAAGCCAATTGCAGTTTAAGGGGCCCGAGATGAGGACCAATGCGTTGATCATTCGAGCTTTCGATGGTTCCCAAAGGCAGGTAATTGGGGAGGTCGATTTTCCTATCTGTGTTGGACCCCACCAGTTCAGCATCATattccaagtcatggatatcaaCCCAGCTTACAACTATTTGTTGGGCAGACCGTGGATTCACGTCGCTGGGGCAGTCACTTCTACGTTGCACCAAAGGCTGAAGTACTTGATAGATGACAAACTGGTGATTGTTTGTGGTGAAGAAGATTTGTTGGTCAATGAACTCTCCTCCTTCCGATATTTTGAAACAAATGAAGGGATCGTCGAAGTTCCGCTCCATTGTTTAGAGTTTGAAGAAGTCAGTTCCGTTATGGCCAATCACAACCAATCTTCCGCTACCATCCTATCCTCAGCAAAAAGTGCCAAGCAGACATTGGAGAAAGGCCCACTTCCTAGTTGGGGTAAGGTCGTCAATATGGCAGAGAAGCGTGACAGGTTTGGTATCGTTTATCACCCAGCAGCACGCAAGGCAAGCCCAAAGAAAAAGCAGTTCAACCCGGTCAAGTTCAGCAGCGCCGACTATCAAAATGAGCATATTGTGGCAGTTATTGGAGAGTCCAGTGGCAACAAACCAGGGGCATCCAGCTTCATTCGCAGATGTCCTCCAGGGTTCAAGCTTCCCAATTGGATGGCCATCATGATTCCCATGGTGTACTCGGAAAAAACataa